In Aedes albopictus strain Foshan chromosome 3, AalbF5, whole genome shotgun sequence, the following are encoded in one genomic region:
- the LOC134289694 gene encoding uncharacterized protein LOC134289694 isoform X2 → MSGIGNAQGTNVGFSTIPEFYDQSSVSSTSTIKLESVSPSPSSSNTSMMDALSNNPILTTASVPIPSRHANQRMITDPTDYFIEIDQSQSPHMLQDISFITTSTNSNLSASTPVDTIFTLQNISDAGLVGEGIQIGTININGFGNTEIWNTDSFGQIISPSSTVSSATNALGQQGQFHMDEDDIYQLEKDDLIGDPTLSDIFAHDLLHEDLMLLNPPLSQPSPNLSADSGSGSAIHLSPSLPQQILRSNPNSNANNNMIMTIGTNMQHVNDLHVPNMGELYDEQTRISTSPYATNTNISSPATFSPGSHSSSPSLGYSQAQTPPLQNRLHQQLQMNAMNNNNRLLKLESTDKTKNQNVTNNNFSRNPGNVGQVQYNPKYSTLQQLLMSNTADRSGMLLGQSVPGNSSSVLMSGASLSPGGFSGRRMLHHMHGQAGSSHSGIGGAGSGGGTSGGTMSRLSSSAPTHMGMDVLMWQRREPRPHLLSTGSLAEAGSTSSLSTGSVLSPEAPDFSHDEGYSDDSDHYEDFSSGDEGSDLEDMGQASGSGPSSSKAKRYFWQYNVQAKGPKGQRLVIKTHTEDPHFLNEVTDPVFSPNCSVRGIKHSGKARKGDGNDLTPNPKKLHSIGKELDKLGRVINDMTPVSELPFNARPKTRKEKNKLASRACRLKKKAQHEANKIKLYGLETEHKRLLSGIKQMKHILVTKCSQVPSEPVEDQKKKMDTLVSAATKLKIAGNSTEFVNKILEVIKAGNSVNIDKVLEEF, encoded by the exons ATGAGCGGTATCGGAAACGCTCAAGGCACTAATGTTGGCTTCTCCACCATTCCGGAGTTTTACGATCAATCCAGCGTGAGCAGCACCAGCACCATCAAGCTAGAGTCCGTTTCTCCCAGTCCGTCCTCGAGCAACACATCCATGATGGACGCACTGAGCAACAATCCGATCTTGACCACGGCTTCCGTTCCCATTCCTTCGCGCCATGCAAACCAACGGATGATTACCGATCCGACCGATTACTTCATCGAAATCGACCAATCTCAATCGCCACACATGCTGCAGGACATCAGTTTCATAACCACGTCCACCAATTCCAACTTGAGCGCTTCGACGCCGGTGGACACGATTTTCACACTGCAGAATATTTCAGACGCTGGTCTCGTCGGTGAAGGAATCCAAATCGGCACGATCAACATCAACGGGTTCGGAAACACAGAGATATGGAATACGGATTCGTTCGGACAGATCATCTCACCCTCGTCAACGGTTTCTTCCGCCACAAACGCACTCGGTCAGCAAGGACAGTTTCACATGGATGAAGACGATATCTACCAGCTCGAAAAGGACGATCTCATTGGTGACCCAACGCTAAGTGACATTTTTGCCCACGATCTGCTACATGAGGACCTGATGCTACTAAATCCTCCTCTGAGTCAGCCATCGCCGAACCTCAGCGCCGACAGTGGCAGTGGCAGTGCAATCCACCTTTCACCTAGCCTACCCCAGCAAATTCTTCGTTCCAATCCAAATTCCAATGCAAACAACAACATGATAATGACGATTGGAACCAACATGCAACATGTGAATGACCTACACGTTCCAAATATGGGCGAACTCTACGATGAACAAACTCGAATTTCAACTTCTCCCTATGCTACCAACACCAATATCAGTTCGCCTGCAACTTTCTCTCCGGGTAGCCACAGTTCCAGCCCCTCGCTGGGATACTCTCAAGCGCAAACCCCTCCACTCCAGAACAGGCTACACCAACAGCTCCAGATGAATGCCATGAATAACAACAATCGTTTGCTAAAATTGGAATCCACCGACAAGACCAAAAACCAAAATGTGACCAACAACAACTTCAGCAGGAATCCGGGAAACGTCGGCCAAGTCCAGTACAATCCGAAGTATTCCACGCTGCAACAGCTGCTGATGAGCAACACCGCGGACCGAAGCGGCATGCTGCTCGGACAATCGGTGCCGGGAAACTCATCGTCCGTACTGATGAGTGGTGCTTCGCTTAGCCCGGGAGGTTTCAGCGGACGGAGGATGCTACACCATATGCACGGCCAGGCCGGCTCTAGTCATTCGGGTATCGGTGGGGCGGGCAGCGGTGGTGGCACGAGCGGTGGCACCATGTCACGGCTGTCCTCTTCGGCACCGACCCACATGGGAATGGACGTCCTGATGTGGCAACGTCGGGAACCCCGTCCGCATCTGCTGTCCACGGGAAGCCTGGCGGAGGCTGGCTCCACTTCGTCGCTCAGCACCGGAAGCGTGCTCAGCCCGGAGGCACCGGATTTTTCGCACGACGAGGGCTATTCCGACGATAGCGACCATTACGAAGACTTTTCTAGCGGAGACG AGGGATCCGATCTAGAGGACATGGGACAGGCATCTGGCAGCGGTCCAAGCAGCTCCAAGGCTAAGCGATACTTCTGGCAGTACAACGTGCAAGCAAAGGGCCCCAAGGGCCAGCGGTTGGTCATCAAGACGCACACGGAGGATCCGCACTTCCTGAACGAGGTCACCGATCCGGTCTTCAGCCCCAACTGCTCTGTACGCGGCATAAAG CACAGTGGCAAGGCACGCAAAGGTGACGGCAACGATCTGACACCGAATCCGAAAAAGCTGCACAGCATCGGCAAGGAGCTGGACAAGCTCGGACGGGTGATCAACGACATGACGCCGGTCAGCGAGCTGCCGTTCAACGCACGGCCGAAAACCAGGAAGGAGAAGAACAAACTGGCATCGAGGGCTTGTCGCTTGAAGAAGAAGGCACAGCACGAAGCCAACAAGATCAAACTGTACGGACTGGAAACGGAACATA AGCGATTGCTGAGTGGCATCAAGCAGATGAAGCATATACTAGTGACCAAATGCAGCCAGGTACCGTCCGAACCAGTGGAGGATCAGAAAAAAAAGATGGACACATTAGTCAGCGCTGCGACAA
- the LOC134289694 gene encoding uncharacterized protein LOC134289694 isoform X1: protein MSGIGNAQGTNVGFSTIPEFYDQSSVSSTSTIKLESVSPSPSSSNTSMMDALSNNPILTTASVPIPSRHANQRMITDPTDYFIEIDQSQSPHMLQDISFITTSTNSNLSASTPVDTIFTLQNISDAGLVGEGIQIGTININGFGNTEIWNTDSFGQIISPSSTVSSATNALGQQGQFHMDEDDIYQLEKDDLIGDPTLSDIFAHDLLHEDLMLLNPPLSQPSPNLSADSGSGSAIHLSPSLPQQILRSNPNSNANNNMIMTIGTNMQHVNDLHVPNMGELYDEQTRISTSPYATNTNISSPATFSPGSHSSSPSLGYSQAQTPPLQNRLHQQLQMNAMNNNNRLLKLESTDKTKNQNVTNNNFSRNPGNVGQVQYNPKYSTLQQLLMSNTADRSGMLLGQSVPGNSSSVLMSGASLSPGGFSGRRMLHHMHGQAGSSHSGIGGAGSGGGTSGGTMSRLSSSAPTHMGMDVLMWQRREPRPHLLSTGSLAEAGSTSSLSTGSVLSPEAPDFSHDEGYSDDSDHYEDFSSGDEGSDLEDMGQASGSGPSSSKAKRYFWQYNVQAKGPKGQRLVIKTHTEDPHFLNEVTDPVFSPNCSVRGIKNLRLQHSGKARKGDGNDLTPNPKKLHSIGKELDKLGRVINDMTPVSELPFNARPKTRKEKNKLASRACRLKKKAQHEANKIKLYGLETEHKRLLSGIKQMKHILVTKCSQVPSEPVEDQKKKMDTLVSAATKLKIAGNSTEFVNKILEVIKAGNSVNIDKVLEEF from the exons ATGAGCGGTATCGGAAACGCTCAAGGCACTAATGTTGGCTTCTCCACCATTCCGGAGTTTTACGATCAATCCAGCGTGAGCAGCACCAGCACCATCAAGCTAGAGTCCGTTTCTCCCAGTCCGTCCTCGAGCAACACATCCATGATGGACGCACTGAGCAACAATCCGATCTTGACCACGGCTTCCGTTCCCATTCCTTCGCGCCATGCAAACCAACGGATGATTACCGATCCGACCGATTACTTCATCGAAATCGACCAATCTCAATCGCCACACATGCTGCAGGACATCAGTTTCATAACCACGTCCACCAATTCCAACTTGAGCGCTTCGACGCCGGTGGACACGATTTTCACACTGCAGAATATTTCAGACGCTGGTCTCGTCGGTGAAGGAATCCAAATCGGCACGATCAACATCAACGGGTTCGGAAACACAGAGATATGGAATACGGATTCGTTCGGACAGATCATCTCACCCTCGTCAACGGTTTCTTCCGCCACAAACGCACTCGGTCAGCAAGGACAGTTTCACATGGATGAAGACGATATCTACCAGCTCGAAAAGGACGATCTCATTGGTGACCCAACGCTAAGTGACATTTTTGCCCACGATCTGCTACATGAGGACCTGATGCTACTAAATCCTCCTCTGAGTCAGCCATCGCCGAACCTCAGCGCCGACAGTGGCAGTGGCAGTGCAATCCACCTTTCACCTAGCCTACCCCAGCAAATTCTTCGTTCCAATCCAAATTCCAATGCAAACAACAACATGATAATGACGATTGGAACCAACATGCAACATGTGAATGACCTACACGTTCCAAATATGGGCGAACTCTACGATGAACAAACTCGAATTTCAACTTCTCCCTATGCTACCAACACCAATATCAGTTCGCCTGCAACTTTCTCTCCGGGTAGCCACAGTTCCAGCCCCTCGCTGGGATACTCTCAAGCGCAAACCCCTCCACTCCAGAACAGGCTACACCAACAGCTCCAGATGAATGCCATGAATAACAACAATCGTTTGCTAAAATTGGAATCCACCGACAAGACCAAAAACCAAAATGTGACCAACAACAACTTCAGCAGGAATCCGGGAAACGTCGGCCAAGTCCAGTACAATCCGAAGTATTCCACGCTGCAACAGCTGCTGATGAGCAACACCGCGGACCGAAGCGGCATGCTGCTCGGACAATCGGTGCCGGGAAACTCATCGTCCGTACTGATGAGTGGTGCTTCGCTTAGCCCGGGAGGTTTCAGCGGACGGAGGATGCTACACCATATGCACGGCCAGGCCGGCTCTAGTCATTCGGGTATCGGTGGGGCGGGCAGCGGTGGTGGCACGAGCGGTGGCACCATGTCACGGCTGTCCTCTTCGGCACCGACCCACATGGGAATGGACGTCCTGATGTGGCAACGTCGGGAACCCCGTCCGCATCTGCTGTCCACGGGAAGCCTGGCGGAGGCTGGCTCCACTTCGTCGCTCAGCACCGGAAGCGTGCTCAGCCCGGAGGCACCGGATTTTTCGCACGACGAGGGCTATTCCGACGATAGCGACCATTACGAAGACTTTTCTAGCGGAGACG AGGGATCCGATCTAGAGGACATGGGACAGGCATCTGGCAGCGGTCCAAGCAGCTCCAAGGCTAAGCGATACTTCTGGCAGTACAACGTGCAAGCAAAGGGCCCCAAGGGCCAGCGGTTGGTCATCAAGACGCACACGGAGGATCCGCACTTCCTGAACGAGGTCACCGATCCGGTCTTCAGCCCCAACTGCTCTGTACGCGGCATAAAG AACCTTCGTTTACAGCACAGTGGCAAGGCACGCAAAGGTGACGGCAACGATCTGACACCGAATCCGAAAAAGCTGCACAGCATCGGCAAGGAGCTGGACAAGCTCGGACGGGTGATCAACGACATGACGCCGGTCAGCGAGCTGCCGTTCAACGCACGGCCGAAAACCAGGAAGGAGAAGAACAAACTGGCATCGAGGGCTTGTCGCTTGAAGAAGAAGGCACAGCACGAAGCCAACAAGATCAAACTGTACGGACTGGAAACGGAACATA AGCGATTGCTGAGTGGCATCAAGCAGATGAAGCATATACTAGTGACCAAATGCAGCCAGGTACCGTCCGAACCAGTGGAGGATCAGAAAAAAAAGATGGACACATTAGTCAGCGCTGCGACAA